Proteins from a genomic interval of Scomber japonicus isolate fScoJap1 chromosome 10, fScoJap1.pri, whole genome shotgun sequence:
- the LOC128366969 gene encoding GTPase IMAP family member 9-like, whose product MDIPCTISCRLLKYDVPLVDTAKDIQSFRLKKLRPDTVYVTQVRCKNAQEGHGYWSNWSTNATKRTPEDQNEEDEEAHESRETPIPGFTSPAVETVQEQTHLDYLRVKLPGRWSTMTQMSSTQAFSSQQMMSTKLSPQYTINMTQKSMKTLKRQNHEELRIVMVGKTGVGKSASGNTILGRRCFESKFSAKSMTVDCSKDRGEVFGQQVAVIDTPGLFDTRFGMDRTTKDVTQCITYAAPGPHVFLVVIRLGRYTEEEMKTVQKIQEIFGQAADRYSMVLFTGGDLLKGTPIEEFLGESSDIQELIARCNGQYHVFNNELKDGAQVTELLQKIRNIVQKNGGSHYTNQMFQDAERAVEEEKRRILYEKEEEIRRKQELERKIQEKYEKQMERMHARLQAEREREMREREEERRREREERERERERERQEREAAREREREEREREIANMQRHLEEERERELEEERERLRRQRQLQDNNDCTIL is encoded by the exons ATGGATATCCCCTGTACCATCAGTTGTAGGCTGTTAAAGTACGAT GTACCTCTTGTGGACACTGCTAAGGACATCCAGTCCTTCAGACTCAAGAAGCTTCGACCAGACACAGTCTATGTCACTCAAGTGCGCTGCAAAAATGCTCAAGAAGGCCACGGTTACTGGAGCAACTGGAGTACCAATGCTACCAAAAGAACACCAGAGGACC agaatgaagaggatgaagaagctCACGAGTCCAGAGAAACACCAATTCCCGGTTTTACCAGTCCTGCTGTTG AAACAGTTCAAGAACAGACACATCTGGATTACCTGCGTGTGAAACTCCCAGGCCGTTG GAGCACAATGACCCAGATGAGCTCTACACAAGCCTTCAGCAGCCAACAAATGATGTCTACCAAACTGTCTCCTCAGTACACCATCAACATGACGCAGAAATCTATGAAAACACTCAAAA GACAAAATCACGAGGAGCTGAGGATAGTGATGGTGGGGAAGACTGGAGTTGGAAAGAGTGCCTCTGGAAACACCATCCTGGGAAGACGATGCTTTGAATCAAAGTTCAGTGCTAAGTCTATGACTGTAGACTGTTCTAAGGACAGAGGTGAGGTGTTTGGACAACAGGTTGCTGTTATTGACACCCCAGGCTTGTTTGACACCAGGTTTGGCATGGATAGAACAACTAAAGATGTGACCCAGTGCATCACTTATGCTGCTCCTGGACCCCATGTCTTCCTGGTGGTCATCAGACTGGGAAGATacactgaagaagaaatgaagacgGTGCAGAAGATTCAAGAAATCTTTGGTCAGGCTGCAGACAGATACAGCATGGTGCTCTTTACTGGTGGTGATCTTCTTAAAGGTACCCCTATTGAAGAGTTCTTGGGTGAAAGTTCAGACATACAGGAACTTATAGCCAGATGTAACGGCCAGTATCATGTCTTcaataatgagctgaaagatggaGCTCAGGTCACTGAGCTGCTCCAGAAGATCAGAAACATAGTCCAGAAGAACGGAGGAAGCCACTACACCAACCAGATGTTCCAAGACGCTGAGAGGGCAGTCGAAGAGGAGAAACGACGCATCCTCTacgaaaaagaagaagaaatacgCAGAAAACAAGAACTGGAGaggaaaatacaggaaaaatatgagaaacagatggagagaaTGCATGCCCGACtccaggctgagagagagagggagatgagagagagagaggaggaaagaaggagggaaagggaggagagggaaagggagagggagagagagaggcaggaaagaGAAGCcgcaagggagagagagagagaggagagagagagagaaattgcaAATATGCAGAGACATTTAGAGGAAGAACGTGAAAGAGAActggaagaggaaagagaaagactgAGAAGGCAAAGACAGCTGCAGGACAACAATGATTGTACAATTCTCTGA
- the LOC128366970 gene encoding dual specificity testis-specific protein kinase 1-like, with the protein MSLCLGVQHRITGQVMALKMNTLASNKANMLREVQLMNRLCHPNILRCNLLTDCFTVQNCLVRCDNGAFTAVVGDFGLAEKIPDYSDGAEKQPLAIVGSPYWMAPEVLRGELYDEKVDVFAYGIILCEIIARIEADPDFLPRTEDFGLDVETFENMVGDCPPAFLSLAVTCCNMSAERRPSFSDIVFTLESMERGEEEEKSIALGKKIK; encoded by the exons ATGAGTCTCTGCCTCGGG GTGCAGCATCGCATCACAGGTCAGGTGATGGCACTGAAAATGAACACGCTGGCCAGCAACAAAGCTAACATGCTACGAGAAGTGCAGCTCATGAACAGACTTTGCCACCCCAACATTCTCAG ATGTAACCTACTTACTGACTGTTTTACTGTGCAGAACTGTCTGGTTCGCTGTGACAACGGTGCGTTCACTGCTGTGGTGGGAGACTTCGGCCTGGCAGAGAAGATCCCAGATTACAG TGATGGTGCAGAGAAGCAGCCTCTGGCCATCGTGGGCTCTCCCTATTGGATGGCTCCTGAAGTTCTGAGAGGAGAGCTGTACGATGAGAAG GTGGATGTATTTGCATACGGCATCATCCTGTGTGAGATCATTGCCCGGATTGAAGCTGATCCTGATTTCTTACCCAGGACagag gacttTGGTCTGGATGTGGAGACATTTGAGAACATGGTTGGTGATTGTCCACCAGCGTTCTTAAGCCTCGCCGTCACCTGCTGTAAT ATGAGTGCAGAGAGGCGCCCCTCCTTCTCTGACATTGTCTTCACACTGGAGAGcatggagagaggagaagaggaagagaagtcCATTGCACTTGGtaaaaagatcaaataa